A genomic region of Salvelinus alpinus chromosome 12, SLU_Salpinus.1, whole genome shotgun sequence contains the following coding sequences:
- the LOC139536467 gene encoding protein BTG1 produces MKTEVSTAANFISRLLKTTGLLSEEQLQHFSHSLEKSLGEHYKHHWFPNAPCRGSAYRCIRINENHKMDPVIGEAAGTIGLTREQLFTLLPSELTMWVDPYEVSYRIGEDGSICVLYESEPSSSSSSTQPETASNQSQGDSNNRASSGNCKGELRVGMGRSKKPKSFTMIRISSS; encoded by the exons ATGAAAACTGAGGTATCCACAGCAGCGAATTTCATCTCCAGATTACTGAAAACAACTGGACTGCTATCCGAGGAGCAACTTCAGCATTTCAGCCATTCCCTCGAAAAATCTCTGGGAG AGCACTACAAGCACCACTGGTTCCCTAACGCTCCCTGCCGAGGCTCAGCTTACAGATGCATCAGAATCAACGAGAACCACAAGATGGACCCGGTCATCGGTGAAGCCGCCGGCACCATTGGACTGACCAGAGAACAGCTCTTCACCCTTCTGCCCAGTGAGCTTACCATGTGGGTGGACCCATACGAGGTGTCATACCGGATAGGAGAGGACGGCTCCATCTGCGTTCTCTATGAATCTgagccatcatcatcatcatcatcaacacagCCTGAAACAGCCTCTAACCAGAGCCAAGGGGACAGCAACAACAGAGCCAGTTCAGGCAACTGCAAAGGTGAACTGAGAGTGGGGATGGGAAGGTCCAAAAAACCCAAGTCCTTCACCATGATAAGGATTTCCAGCAGCTAA